The following proteins are co-located in the Enoplosus armatus isolate fEnoArm2 chromosome 8, fEnoArm2.hap1, whole genome shotgun sequence genome:
- the nemp1 gene encoding nuclear envelope integral membrane protein 1, whose product MAGCMKMMNGLFSSSAKLMVFIVLLMCLPHTSHQDTGNKHPIIDLRDGQAYDMSGSNRFCYKNAVVPTWRQTWTRIQVKVWSSNVFKVDTVEGEEELQELERFSFWGWFQSFLRERHNETTINISLFSKKTCFKIDPADKTQYTVKPLRKFDIYLFMVFLAGVFLFVCADSLSRSQVFFYSAGMSTGLIASLIILFFILARFLPKKSPFYVLIVGGWSFSVYAIQLVCRNLNIILKEHWHVAIGYVAVVGFISFAVCYRYGPLVDKKSINILSWTLQLFGLLLVYLGIQIQQVAFAIIVAALFSKNLEYPVSLAVVAWRKIRRCVHWKPEPRRLLTEEEYQKQGEEETRRALEELRKYCNSPEFSPWKAVTRLQSPKRFADFVEGSPHLLSNEASVHAQEYGFGGSFFEDEFFDTDDEEDYIKPIMKPE is encoded by the exons ATGGCGGGATGCATGAAAATGATGAACGGGTTATTCTCTTCAAGTGCTAAATTAATGGTTTTTATTGTGCTGCTTATGTGTTTACCTCACACCTCACACCAGGATACTG GTAACAAACATCCAATAATTGATCTCCGGGATGGACAGGCGTATGACATGTCAGGGTCCAACAGGTTCTGCTACAAGAACGCCGTCGTGCCAACCTGGAGGCAAACGTGGACAAGAATTCAG GTCAAAGTGTGGAGTTCAAACGTGTTTAAGGTGGACACTGTGGAAggtgaggaggagctgcaggagctggagcGCTTCAGTTTCTGGGGCTGGTTCCAGAGCTTCTTACGTGAGCGGCACAATGAAACCACCATTAACATCAGTCTGTTCAGCAAGAAGACCTGCTTCAAGATCGACCCTGCTGACAAAACTCAGTACACCGTCAAGCCCCTTCGTA AGTTTGATATCTATCTGTTTATGGTATTCCTCGCTGGAGTGTTTTTGTTCGTCTGTGCAGACTCACTCAGCAG GAGTCAAGTTTTCTTCTACTCTGCCGGGATGAGCACTGGTTTGATCGCCTCTCTCATCatcctctttttcattttggcacGCTTTTTGCCAAAG AAAAGCCCTTTTTATGTGTTGATCGTTGGCGGCTGGTCGTTTTCTGTGTACGCCATCCAGCTTGTCTGCAGGAACCTCAACATAATTCTGAAAGAACACTGGCACGTGGCAATAG gttATGTAGCAGTGGTGGGATTCATCAgttttgctgtgtgttaccGTTACGGCCCTTTGGTGGACAAGAAGAGCATTAACATCTTGTCGTGGACGCTGCAGCTATTTGGCCTGCTCCTGGTTTATTTAGGGATTCAAATTCAGCAAGTTGCCTTTGCCATCATCGTGGCAGCTTTGTTCTCCAAGAATCTGGAGTACCCAGTTTCCCTGGCAGTAGTTGCATGGAG GAAAATCAGACGGTGTGTTCACTGGAAGCCGGAGCCACGTCGCCTGTTGACTGAGGAGGAGTATCAGAagcagggggaggaagagacTCGGCGTGCACTGGAGGAACTGAGGAAGTACTGCAACAGCCCAGAGTTCAGCCCGTGGAAGGCAGTAACCAGGCTTCAGTCCCCGAAAAG GTTTGCTGATTTCGTTGAAGGGTCCCCTCACTTGTTGTCAAATGAGGCGTCTGTCCACGCGCAGGAATATGGCTTTGGAGGATCTTTTTTTGAGGATGAATTTTTTGACACAGATGACGAGGAAGACTATATTAAGCCTATAATGAAACCAGAGTGA